The Setaria viridis chromosome 9, Setaria_viridis_v4.0, whole genome shotgun sequence sequence GTTGCTCGTGCTCGAGGATGTAGAAGAGACCCATCACGCTCTTGTGCTGCCGCTCGTTGCTGTAGTTGGACATCACAGTCAGCCACGCCGTCGCCCACCTGCACGGCGCCTGGTTTCGGCCACATCGGAAGCATCCTCTCGTCTCGATTTGCCTCCCCCGCAGGCACTAAAAAAATTGCTGAGCCACGATGCACGCAAAAAAGGAGGGGAAGTGGAACTGGATTGAAGACAATATCCACATCACCTTCGATCTGATGCCGCCGTCGGAGATGAAACGATTTGAGCGGCGAAACGGGGTTGGATCCAGCTTCCGCCTCCCTGTAGATGCAGACGaaacggcgaggcggcgagctCGACAAACGGCGCTGCGGCGATTTGGAAGGGACGGAAAAAATCAGGAGAAATGTTGAATCGTGTTGGATATTTTGGAATAAACAGGGGGCAGTGGGGGAATTGAAACTGGTATACGAAACGGAGAGGGGTGCGGAGTGCGGACAGCTAGACGACACGGAAGACGAAAAGGGAAAGAGGGTCATAGACAAAACAGGTAGATTGCTGGGATGGTTGCACACGAACGCGCGATTTTGTCTGCTTCGAGTAATTATAAGCCTAAAGATCCAAAGCACCGAGAGGGGAACAATAATTTATCAAACATCCCTAAAAACCTTTAAAGATAAACAACGGTAATACTACATCCACCTAACCTGTTCCTTCTTATCTTTTGTTTCTTCTCTATCGATCCTCGTTCTGAGCTCGCCGGCAATGTTTCACACCTCCACCATCTCTTCGTCTAACGCCACGCTGCCTTTCCGCTCGGTGTCATCAGCGGACACTGCTCCTCCTTCGCCCACGCTTGTTTGAGCGACAGTAGCTCTGTATCCTGCTTAGAAGAAGAAATCGAAGTGGGGCATGGCATCGCTGTGGTGCGCAGCGATATGCCATGGTTGTGGCGATGGTGTTGCAAGTGAAGACGGCGCTGGCGAGCGATTTCGAGACCCCTCCAGATCACTGGGAAGGGCGTCGGGCGCCACTCAAGTGCTGGGGGTGcgggccgccgctcccccgTGGCCAGGGGGCAAGCCGCTGGCTGCCGGAGGAGCTGCTCCGTTGGCAATGGGCTTGGCCGCCTAAGTAGCTCCATGGGGAAGGGTGCCGAGCGCCGCTCTCCTACGGCCAGGGGCGAGCCGAGCCgctgccatcctcctcctccaccgtttCTTAGCTTTGAATCCCGCTGTGCAGTGCTCTTCCTACCAAGGTTTGCTGCACGTTGCAAACGTATGTTTCAATTGTTTCAGATGTTTCAGaagaatgttgcaagtgtttcatgtgGATATTGCAAAGTAAATCTTAGATGTTgtgatgttgcatatgtttcacacacatgttgcaagtgttttatctgAATGTTGCATTTTCAATGAGAGATTCCATGCAACACGAAACAAATGTTATGGTggtttttttcctcatcatcaacatatggctaataaattttttcaatatatttttttacgtTGCAAACAGtgattttttatgttgcaaacgTTTATTTTCTATGTTGCAATGGACCAACAGAGCATCCGATGGGAAATCCCATCAAACTTCCGGGCGCTAGCAACACGCTTACAACAATACTCTACTTATACAGTCACTTATATATCTAAAATACGAACTCGCATAGCCAGCTTTGTTTCAACTTGCCATATCAGGCACACGGTGCGACCGGTGGCCCGAAGAGCTCAAAGAGCCCGCGCTCGCCCAGGTGGAACGCCGCTTTGATGATGTCGACGCGCACGTCGTGGCTGAGCCCGGCGACGTACTCCTCGTCGTACCTACCGAGATCCCCGGTGCTGACGGCGTGGCGGCCGATCCAGTACGCGATCACCGCGGCCAGGACACGGCCAGCGACGCCACCGGGCACCGGCACGGCCCCTGCTGCCACGTGCTCACCGGCATCCATGCATGCCGCGACAACCCCGGCACGCCTCGCCAGCGCAGACGGCACGCGGAACTCCTCGCCGTCGAAGCACCTCAGCAGCACGAAGTCTTCGGCCGCGGCGCCGTATTCGGCCATTATTTTTGGCCGCGACGCCGTGTGTAGGTGCTTGTGGACTTGGCTCCAAGCTGAGGTTCATCGGAATTTATGGAATTGCTGGGGAAGCCGCGACATGCTTCCCGTCGATGGAAACCATGAAGGCGTCTATTGTTGTTATCGATCAGAATTAAATTGGAATGGTTAGCGAAGTGGCGATGCCAATAGTACAACTCTTTGCATAAGCGTCACTGCGCAATCGTATTGGTTTTCCCGATATCTTGGCGGCAGTTCCCAATTAAATTCTTCCAACAACAGCCCACTTCTATAGTTCCTAACTTTCTCTGAAACAATTGAGCACATAAAACCAATTTCTATCCGCAAAATTGTTTTCTTAAACGCAGTGTCTCCATTTTATGCCGaacaaaatatttattattACTAATATTAAATTTCTTTGGAACCCTTCATATGAATTTACAAGGCACTTGGAAGAGATAAAccataaaaaaatcataaagtCAGAAATATCCTATCATCATCACCTAATAAACACGTGGGTAGACTCTAAGCATCGCCAAATAATAACTAGCCGAACAATTAAGTTTTCTAAAACTTAttcacctctaccattataaaatAATCTCAAGTAACCATCAAAACTTCTACATATAAACCACTGAATGCGGATTAGACTCTAATAAGGTTCAATTTCCTTTGCCAACATCCACTAATTTCTTCAACGTGTTAAAACACACTTTGAAAAATTAAGTAGTATGAAAAGACAGCTCATTGCCAACATAAACCTACATAAATGCACGAAAACAACCATAACTACACCGTAGCCCCACATGGCCGACAACATTGTGGTCGGTATAAGTCCTTGTAGCAACTAATCATCATTTGGTATAGAGTTACACCAACCCTAACTATAAGTCACTATAAGTGGCATCGGGATAAATCTATAGCAACTAAAACATTTAAATCGACTAACGATCAGAAATACCAACCAACAATCCAACGAGAACTATTcaaaggaacacaatatatacaATTATATTCAGTATGTAATTGCTTCAAAATTATTCTATCACCAATGTGCATATGCAGTCATCACAAGAATACATTAACAGTAGGAAACATTAATATCGATTCATTGAATATGAGCATTTAACATTGACATTCGGTCATCCATACAAACTAGCTAGTAGCTAGTCTAATTTAATCTCACATTGCACATTTGAACACTACAAATTGATATGTCTCACAGCCATGAATTTGCATCTATGAgcaaaaaaatcaacatttctGCATCTATCATTTGTGATCAAAATCCATCAAGTTTGTATATTTGCATCCATCTCATGACTGCGAGTAACACTCGCTTTCTAAAAATAATGAATATAGAAACTCAGTGTTCATGTTTTTAACTAactttgtttatttttcctaTTTCTAAAAAGGTCACAATTCTTGTATTGTCAATAGAGCAATCGACAAAGATGTCAGTGTGTGCATTTATTCTGTATAGAAGTCTTACATATGACTATGTAATATGTTGATTGAACGATAGGCAGAAGAATGATTTATAGCACATGTTATAATCTTTGTTGTAAACATTATGGACACAAGCCAAACATGAGTGTTGCATCCAGCAACATTGGAGATTAACACTTGTCCATAAAAAAGGAGTCATGACTCTTCCAGTTGTACAAAATATTGGATCATAGATTACCTAATAAACAGCTATAAAACATTGTAATAAATTGGAACATACAGCTAGTCAATATATGTGCCTACTTAACCCTCATGCAAACATGAAGTTAGAAGTGCAGTTATTATTAACATATCAAAGAATGACAAAGCAAACTAACATTTGAGTTTTAATTTTCTATCTCTCATAAGAGACATTACTTTCTGAAAAAAGACATCTCAGATGATGTGATATCTTACCGAAAGAAGATTTGTTGCCTTTTGAGTACATTTCATTTAACATTTGTTATCTTCTATTCATTTCAGAAAACTCACACATTAAACTAAACTTCTAGGATGCTAGTAGTGTTTCAGAAAGGAAGTGATTATACTACAAGAACATCAGCTTAAATTATGCTATGCTTTAGGGTGTTGTTACAGAATAAGAAAGACCTGTTGCAAAAAACAAAGAGGTATCGTAGGCCCATTCAGTCCTCATCCTGAAAAAGTAATAAATTAATAACGAGTACCATGTGTCCATAACAAATGAATTAGCAACAAGCAGTAGCATCTACTGAAATTTTGGATAATAACATCACAAACATCCATCAAGACTAGCAGTAACAGCCACCCAACACTATCCAACATAGAAACCTCTGAGGtggaaggaaggagaagggaGCAGAAGCCAGACCTCGATGTAGGTCTGCAGCGACGTGGTGTGGTTGAGACAAGAACTCCAGCACTATTGGGGCTGCAACAACATGGACTCTGTCCAGGCGAGGCAAGCTCGAGCGGCTCCATCACAGCAATGCGAGCTCAAGTAGATCCAGTGAGTGGGACTCGATCGGCGGATGGATGGGGGCGAGGTCAGATGTGGGGCTGCACCTTCCTTGATGGCACTACTGAAAAACTAAGCATTGATCCtagcccttagtaccggttcatTTTTGACCCAGtattaatgtgagcattagtatcgggtctaacggctagttcccgaGGAACCTCCCATGACCCTCTTTattaccggttgggggctccaaccggtaatAAA is a genomic window containing:
- the LOC140221171 gene encoding uncharacterized protein; this encodes MAEYGAAAEDFVLLRCFDGEEFRVPSALARRAGVVAACMDAGEHVAAGAVPVPGGVAGRVLAAVIAYWIGRHAVSTGDLGRYDEEYVAGLSHDVRVDIIKAAFHLGERGLFELFGPPVAPCA